The Magnolia sinica isolate HGM2019 chromosome 10, MsV1, whole genome shotgun sequence genome includes a window with the following:
- the LOC131258277 gene encoding cyclin-D1-1 isoform X2 gives MSSFWSMSLSCHDCLSDLLCAEDAGILAGDEPEYSPDLEFPEDIEESIIAGFVEGEGVYAPGFDYPARFRSRSLDASAREEAVGWILKRSNGWPLQLLCVASLSLAAKMEETLVPSFLDLQIQGARFIFEPRTIRRMELLVLSALDWRLRSITPFSFIDFFAYKLDSTRASRRFLVSRATQFILATIQEIDFLDYGPSVVAAVAVLCAANATTDLPLINPGDAASWCIGLSKERILSCYGLMQAVVVDTRPRKPPKILPQLRVTTPAVLGAGNSSSLSSSPSKKRRKLSHKKWVEDDDDVER, from the exons ATGAGTAGCTTTTGGTCCATGTCTCTATCCTGCCACGATTGTTTATCCGATCTCCTCTGCGCCGAGGACGCCGGAATCCTCGCCGGAGATGAGCCGGAATACTCACCGGATCTGGAATTTCCGGAGGATATCGAGGAATCTATCATCGCTGGATTCGTAGAGGGAGAAGGAGTGTACGCGCCCGGATTCGATTATCCGGCGAGGTTCCGGTCGCGGTCCCTCGACGCTTCCGCCCGTGAGGAGGCCGTCGGGTGGATTCTCAAG CGGTCGAATGGGTGGCCATTACAGCTCTTATGTGTGGCCTCTCTGTCGTTAGCTGCAAAGATGGAGGAAACCCTAGTTCCTTCTTTCCTCGATCTTCAG atTCAAGGTGCACGATTCATATTCGAACCAAGGACAATCCGCCGAATGGAACTTCTCGTTTTAAGCGCTCTTGATTGGAGGCTCAGATCCATTACACCCTTCAGTTTCATAGATTTCTTTGCTTACAAGCTCGATTCAACAAGAGCCTCTAGAAGATTCTTGGTGTCGCGAGCCACTCAGTTTATTTTAGCCACCATCCAAG AGATTGACTTCCTCGATTATGGGCCATCAGTGGTGGCTGCCGTGGCCGTACTTTGTGCGGCTAATGCAACTACCGATCTGCCTTTGATTAATCCCGGGGATGCCGCATCGTGGTGCATTGGATTGAGCAAA GAGAGGATTCTCAGTTGCTATGGGTTAATGCAAGCGGTTGTCGTCGACACCCGCCCGAGAAAGCCTCCGAAAATCCTACCGCAGCTCAGAGTAACGACCCCGGCTGTGTTGGGCGCTGGCAATTCGTCTTCGTTATCATCTTCCCCTTCCAAGAAAAGGAGAAAGCTGAGTCATAAAAAATGGgtggaggatgatgatgatgtggagagatga
- the LOC131258277 gene encoding cyclin-D1-1 isoform X3, translated as MSSFWSMSLSCHDCLSDLLCAEDAGILAGDEPEYSPDLEFPEDIEESIIAGFVEGEGVYAPGFDYPARFRSRSLDASAREEAVGWILKVHAYYRFQALTAYLAVNYMDRFLSTHRLPRSNGWPLQLLCVASLSLAAKMEETLVPSFLDLQIQGARFIFEPRTIRRMELLVLSALDWRLRSITPFSFIDFFAYKLDSTRASRRFLVSRATQFILATIQGEDSQLLWVNASGCRRHPPEKASENPTAAQSNDPGCVGRWQFVFVIIFPFQEKEKAES; from the exons ATGAGTAGCTTTTGGTCCATGTCTCTATCCTGCCACGATTGTTTATCCGATCTCCTCTGCGCCGAGGACGCCGGAATCCTCGCCGGAGATGAGCCGGAATACTCACCGGATCTGGAATTTCCGGAGGATATCGAGGAATCTATCATCGCTGGATTCGTAGAGGGAGAAGGAGTGTACGCGCCCGGATTCGATTATCCGGCGAGGTTCCGGTCGCGGTCCCTCGACGCTTCCGCCCGTGAGGAGGCCGTCGGGTGGATTCTCAAG GTGCATGCCTATTACCGTTTCCAGGCACTAACGGCCTATCTTGCCGTTAACTACATGGATAGGTTCCTCTCAACTCACCGTTTGCCG CGGTCGAATGGGTGGCCATTACAGCTCTTATGTGTGGCCTCTCTGTCGTTAGCTGCAAAGATGGAGGAAACCCTAGTTCCTTCTTTCCTCGATCTTCAG atTCAAGGTGCACGATTCATATTCGAACCAAGGACAATCCGCCGAATGGAACTTCTCGTTTTAAGCGCTCTTGATTGGAGGCTCAGATCCATTACACCCTTCAGTTTCATAGATTTCTTTGCTTACAAGCTCGATTCAACAAGAGCCTCTAGAAGATTCTTGGTGTCGCGAGCCACTCAGTTTATTTTAGCCACCATCCAAG GAGAGGATTCTCAGTTGCTATGGGTTAATGCAAGCGGTTGTCGTCGACACCCGCCCGAGAAAGCCTCCGAAAATCCTACCGCAGCTCAGAGTAACGACCCCGGCTGTGTTGGGCGCTGGCAATTCGTCTTCGTTATCATCTTCCCCTTCCAAGAAAAGGAGAAAGCTGAGTCATAA
- the LOC131258277 gene encoding cyclin-D1-1 isoform X1, producing MSSFWSMSLSCHDCLSDLLCAEDAGILAGDEPEYSPDLEFPEDIEESIIAGFVEGEGVYAPGFDYPARFRSRSLDASAREEAVGWILKVHAYYRFQALTAYLAVNYMDRFLSTHRLPRSNGWPLQLLCVASLSLAAKMEETLVPSFLDLQIQGARFIFEPRTIRRMELLVLSALDWRLRSITPFSFIDFFAYKLDSTRASRRFLVSRATQFILATIQEIDFLDYGPSVVAAVAVLCAANATTDLPLINPGDAASWCIGLSKERILSCYGLMQAVVVDTRPRKPPKILPQLRVTTPAVLGAGNSSSLSSSPSKKRRKLSHKKWVEDDDDVER from the exons ATGAGTAGCTTTTGGTCCATGTCTCTATCCTGCCACGATTGTTTATCCGATCTCCTCTGCGCCGAGGACGCCGGAATCCTCGCCGGAGATGAGCCGGAATACTCACCGGATCTGGAATTTCCGGAGGATATCGAGGAATCTATCATCGCTGGATTCGTAGAGGGAGAAGGAGTGTACGCGCCCGGATTCGATTATCCGGCGAGGTTCCGGTCGCGGTCCCTCGACGCTTCCGCCCGTGAGGAGGCCGTCGGGTGGATTCTCAAG GTGCATGCCTATTACCGTTTCCAGGCACTAACGGCCTATCTTGCCGTTAACTACATGGATAGGTTCCTCTCAACTCACCGTTTGCCG CGGTCGAATGGGTGGCCATTACAGCTCTTATGTGTGGCCTCTCTGTCGTTAGCTGCAAAGATGGAGGAAACCCTAGTTCCTTCTTTCCTCGATCTTCAG atTCAAGGTGCACGATTCATATTCGAACCAAGGACAATCCGCCGAATGGAACTTCTCGTTTTAAGCGCTCTTGATTGGAGGCTCAGATCCATTACACCCTTCAGTTTCATAGATTTCTTTGCTTACAAGCTCGATTCAACAAGAGCCTCTAGAAGATTCTTGGTGTCGCGAGCCACTCAGTTTATTTTAGCCACCATCCAAG AGATTGACTTCCTCGATTATGGGCCATCAGTGGTGGCTGCCGTGGCCGTACTTTGTGCGGCTAATGCAACTACCGATCTGCCTTTGATTAATCCCGGGGATGCCGCATCGTGGTGCATTGGATTGAGCAAA GAGAGGATTCTCAGTTGCTATGGGTTAATGCAAGCGGTTGTCGTCGACACCCGCCCGAGAAAGCCTCCGAAAATCCTACCGCAGCTCAGAGTAACGACCCCGGCTGTGTTGGGCGCTGGCAATTCGTCTTCGTTATCATCTTCCCCTTCCAAGAAAAGGAGAAAGCTGAGTCATAAAAAATGGgtggaggatgatgatgatgtggagagatga